In a single window of the Propionispora vibrioides genome:
- a CDS encoding winged helix-turn-helix domain-containing protein gives MNEKKLRVLVIDDEPQIQKLLRVSLQVQGYLFEGVLTGKDGVVRAAIMKPDIMIVDLGLPDMDGKEVVLQVREWSQVPIIVLTARDQEQEKIEALDAGADDYVTKPFGMGELMARMRVCLRRMAQVEDEPVLTCGGLAVDLLQRTVTVDGREVKLTPTEYEIIKVMAQHAGRVLTHKQLLKAVWGNDYNNDTHYIRVYIGQLRRKIEADSAQPRYIITESGVGYRLMGKS, from the coding sequence ATGAATGAAAAGAAATTACGGGTATTGGTTATTGATGACGAGCCACAGATCCAAAAGCTGCTGCGTGTGTCACTGCAGGTTCAGGGTTACCTGTTTGAAGGTGTACTGACCGGCAAGGACGGTGTGGTCCGGGCGGCGATCATGAAACCGGATATCATGATTGTCGACTTAGGCTTGCCCGACATGGACGGTAAAGAGGTGGTGCTGCAGGTGCGGGAGTGGTCCCAGGTGCCGATTATTGTCTTGACGGCCCGTGACCAGGAGCAGGAAAAAATCGAAGCCCTCGATGCCGGTGCCGATGATTATGTGACAAAACCCTTTGGTATGGGAGAACTCATGGCGCGCATGCGGGTCTGTCTCCGACGGATGGCCCAGGTGGAGGATGAGCCGGTGCTTACCTGCGGCGGGCTGGCGGTCGACCTGTTGCAGCGGACGGTGACGGTAGACGGCAGGGAAGTGAAGCTGACGCCCACTGAATACGAAATTATCAAGGTCATGGCGCAGCATGCCGGCCGTGTACTGACGCACAAGCAACTGCTAAAGGCGGTTTGGGGTAACGACTACAATAATGATACGCACTACATCCGTGTCTATATCGGACAACTGAGGCGGAAAATTGAAGCCGATTCGGCGCAGCCGCGCTATATTATCACCGAGTCGGGTGTCGGTTACCGCCTGATGGGAAAAAGCTAA